One window from the genome of Eucalyptus grandis isolate ANBG69807.140 chromosome 7, ASM1654582v1, whole genome shotgun sequence encodes:
- the LOC104454261 gene encoding uncharacterized protein LOC104454261 — MGDSSSASYIHMVHHLIEKCLTFRMSKEECMEALSKHANIKPVITSTVWNELEKENKEFFEEYGESRSKDDRMSEEETSQMIQKIISSSDSTSKDSHHDGDDGDDNHSNQNV; from the exons ATGGGGGATTCGTCGTCTGCTTCGTATATTCACATG GTCCATCACCTGATAGAGAAGTGTTTGACCTTTCGGATGAGTAAGGAAGAATGCATGGAAGCCCTCTCCAAGCATGCAAATATCAAACCTGTCATAACCTCCACCG TGTGGAATGAACTGGAGAAAGAGAACAAGGAGTTCTTTGAGGAATATGGAGAGTCTCGAAGCAAAGACGATCGAATGTCGGAGGAAGAGACGAGTCAAATGATTCAGAAGATCATCTCCTCCTCTGATTCCACCTCCAAAGATTCACACCatgacggcgacgacggcgacgacaaCCATTCAAACCAAAACGTTTAA